Proteins encoded together in one Pangasianodon hypophthalmus isolate fPanHyp1 chromosome 18, fPanHyp1.pri, whole genome shotgun sequence window:
- the LOC113532319 gene encoding CD63 antigen, with amino-acid sequence MAKGSAFMRRLCIVLNILLGFLGVVLLLVGIVASTFKIEPLISGYYWQDGTQSVLFSIGFGLATILLSILGVYGAYQEHVLALLLYSIFMTIEFIALLALTIIAILAQPQVEKKIEESFANMTSLYNTDQVFHRELNKLQQEAECCGLIHYTDWRDQIPSSCDCPQNYSDKQARCAKVIVNAQNYRSSEVNKNAGTDPMTVQSPVHYVHKMNCSPILMSHVKNTLRILFGIVFTLATIMLASVIVALLLWNNINTRSSVTGISHDDDRMKYELQPHKMA; translated from the exons ATGGCTAAAGGAAGCGCCTTCATGAGACGACTATGCATTGTTCTTAATATTCTGCTCGGG TTCTTAGGAGTGGTCTTGCTTCTGGTCGGGATAGTGGCAAGCACTTTTAAGATTGAACCACTGATAAGTGGTTATTACTGGCAA gATGGGACTCAGAGTGTGCTCTTCAGCATTGGATTTGGATTGGCTACCATCCTGCTCTCCATCCTAGGAGTATATGGAGCATACCAGGAGCATGTCTTAGCTCTCCTTTTG TACAGTATTTTCATGACTATTGAATTCATTGCCCTCTTGGCCCTGACAATCATAGCCATACTCGCACAGCCACAG GTAGAGAAGAAAATTGAAGAGAGTTTTGCAAACATGACATCTCTTTATAATACTGATCAAGTTTTCCATCGTGAGCTCAACAAACTACAACAGGAG GCTGAGTGCTGTGGTCTGATACATTACACTGACTGGAGAGATCAGATACCTTCTTCATGTGACTGTCCTCAAAACTACTCAGACAAACAAGCCAGATGTGCAAAAGTCATTGTCAATGCGCAAAATTATAGAAGTAGCGAG GTGAACAAAAATGCTGGCACTGACCCGATGACAGTTCAGAGTCCAGTGCACTATGTTCATAAGATG AATTGCAGCCCAATCTTAATGAGTCATGTGAAGAACACGTTGAGAATACTGTTTGGAATAGTTTTTACCTTAGCAACCATTATG CTGGCTTCTGTGATTGTGGCCTTGCTCCTGTGGAATAATATCAACACACGGTCGTCAGTCACAGGCATCTCACACGATGATGACAGAATGAAGTATGAACTCCAGCCACACAAAATGGCCTGA